One segment of Carya illinoinensis cultivar Pawnee chromosome 1, C.illinoinensisPawnee_v1, whole genome shotgun sequence DNA contains the following:
- the LOC122309641 gene encoding cyclic nucleotide-gated ion channel 1-like, which produces MDSRRNNFVRFRSWSSENSMNDGIYDREPRNDDQSGPRKMRVHDPQDQFLQRWNKLFVLSCAISLALDPLFFYIPVLKLNDEETCLYTDRKLAIIICVLRSVTDAFYAIHIYLQFRTGIIIPSSRVFGKGQLISHPMTIAKRYLFTYFTVDVLAILPLPQVVVFVTSPSFKNALPMAMKEMLKSVIFSQYVPRLLRIYPLYVEVIRHSGRLTKTAWGGAASNFFVYMLASHVIGAFWYFFGIERQDACWQKMCRKINGCRDKDFYCGNKLDQADFVGVVSQACRIVEPDETKSSIDHFDYGIFTGVLKSGVVESRNFSMKFSYCFWWGFRSLSSIGQNLETSTFFWEIVFVVCIAISGLVFLLVLIGNMQIYLQSTTVRRVQELRVRKTDIEQWMSRCMLPNELRERVRQHEQHKWLQIRGVEEENLIRSLPKDLRRDIKRHLCLNLLLRVPAFNEIDQQLWDPMLDRLKTGLYTKNTYLIREGDPVDEMIFIMRGTLTTSTANGGTTDFFNTSDLKSGDFCGEELLDLLSSTALPISTRTLVARTEVEAFILKAEDLRIMASQFPKLRSWESQHAFRFYSHQWRTWAACFIQSAWRRFCKRKHERAALCDAENRLQYALANEAGTSESLGATKERVKDIGNTRVLQLLPSKLVEPNFNVAGDNTAQERTTAVVTEPATTQTSMGHPPNVANIVRTEIFAALEEHRVGMERIIMLIMTRLTDMEGHMAAIEEVLRTRSL; this is translated from the exons ATGGATTCCAGGCGAAATAATTTTGTAAG GTTTCGAAGTTGGAGTTCGGAGAATTCCATGAACGATGGCATATATGATCGTGAGCCACGAAATGATGATCAGTCAGGTCCTAGGAAGATGAGAGTCCATGATCCGCAGGATCAATTTCTTCAAAGGTGGAACAAACTATTTGTGCTTTCTTGTGCGATATCATTGGCATTGGACCCACTATTCTTTTACATCCCAGTGTTGAAGCTGAATGACGAGGAGACATGCTTATATACGGACAGAAAACTGGCGATTATTATTTGTGTTCTTCGTTCAGTCACAGATGCTTTTTATGCAATTCATATATACTTGCAATTTCGAACTGGGATTATCATACCTTCTTCCCGAGTGTTTGGAAAGGGTCAGTTGATTAGTCATCCTATGACAATAGCAAAAAGATACTTGTTCACATATTTCACTGTCGACGTTCTAGCTATCCTTCCATTACCACAG GTGGTAGTTTTTGTTACCTCTCCGTCATTCAAAAATGCACTTCCAATGGCGATGAAGGAAATGTTGAAGTCCGTAATCTTCTCCCAATATGTGCCGAGGCTTTTGCGGATCTATCCACTATATGTAGAAGTAATTAGACACTCTGGCAGACTAACTAAGACGGCATGGGGTGGAGCTGCTTCTAACTTTTTCGTCTACATGCTTGCCAGTCAT GTCATTGGAGCGTTTTGGTACTTTTTTGGCATTGAACGACAGGATGCGTGCTGGCAGAAAATGTGTAGGAAAATTAATGGTTGTCGAGATAAAGATTTTTACTGTGGAAATAAACTTGACCAAGCTGACTTTGTTGGTGTAGTAAGTCAGGCTTGCCGTATTGTCGAACCAGATGAAACTAAAAGCTCAATTGATCACTTTGACTATGGAATATTTACTGGAGTTTTGAAGTCTGGGGTTGTGGAATCAAGAAACTTTTCAATGAAATTCTCTTATTGCTTCTGGTGGGGTTTTCGCAGTCTGAG TTCTATTGGCCAAAATCTGGAAACAAGCACCTTTTTTTGGGAGATAGTCTTTGTTGTTTGCATAGCCATATCTGGGTTGGTCTTTTTGTTAGTACTTATTGGCAATATGCAG ATATATCTGCAATCTACAACAGTGAGGAGAGTACAAGAACTGAGGGTGAGGAAGACTGATATAGAACAATGGATGTCCCGATGTATGCTCCCTAACGAATTAAGGGAGCGGGTTAGACAACATGAACAGCACAAATGGCTTCAAATTAGAGGTGTGGAGGAAGAGAATCTCATCCGTAGTCTTCCTAAGGATCTTAGAAGGGACATAAAGCGTCATCTTTGCTTGAATCTTCTTCTAAGG gtTCCCGCGTTCAATGAGATCGATCAACAACTGTGGGATCCGATGTTGGACCGTCTCAAGACAGGGCTTTACACAAAGAACACCTACCTTATTCGTGAAGGGGATCCGGTAGATGAGATGATCTTTATCATGCGAGGAACTCTAACCACTTCTACTGCTAATGGCGGAACAACTGATTTTTTCAACACTAGTGATCTTAAATCTGGTGACTTTTGTGGTGAAGAGCTTCTTGATTTGTTGTCCTCGACCGCATTACCTATTTCAACTAGAACATTAGTGGCTAGAACAGAGGTTGAAGCCTTCATTCTAAAGGCAGAAGACTTGAGGATTATGGCCTCTCAGTTTCCGAAACTTCGTAGCTGGGAGTCGCAGCACGCTTTCAG GTTCTACTCCCATCAATGGAGGACATGGGCGGCCTGTTTTATCCAATCAGCTTGGCGCCGTTTCTGTAAGAGAAAGCATGAACGGGCGGCTTTGTGTGATGCAGAAAATAGATTGCAATATGCTTTGGCAAATGAAGCTGGGACCTCAGAAAGTCTTGGTGCAACTAAGGAACGAGTGAAAGATATAGGCAATACCAGAGTGCTACAACTGCTGCCATCGAAGCTTGTTGAGCCCAATTTCAACGTTGCAG GTGACAATACTGCACAGGAACGGACTACTGCAGTTGTTACGGAGCCTGCTACTACACAGACCTCAATGGGTCATCCTCCCAACGTGGCTAATATTGTGCGCACGGAGATTTTTGCAGCACTTGAAGAGCATCGTGTGGGTATGGAGAGGATCATTATGCTCATCATGACTCGATTGACGGACATGGAGGGTCATATGGCTGCTATAGAGGAGGTCCTCCGGACTCGAAGTCTTTAG